Within Micromonospora narathiwatensis, the genomic segment CCGCCTCCAGCACCAGCACGTCGAGGCCGGCCCGCGCCAGCAGGATCGCCGAGACCAGTCCGTTGTGCCCGGAACCCACCACGACGACGTCGACGCGGGACGGCAGCACGCTTTGCTCGCTCATGTCCGGGCAGCCTAGTGGCGCGCGCCGCCTTGGGGGAGGGTCTCGCCGGGGTCGGCCGGACGGAGCTGGGCGAGCTGGCTGACCAGCTCGGTCTCGAAGAACGCCGCCGGCTCGTCGACCGCCCAGCCGAGGTGCCCGAAGACCTCCATGGCGACCAGGCCGTAGAGCCGGGTCCAGGCGGAGAGGAAGGCGTACGCGACCTCGATCGGCAGGGTGCCGTGCCTGGTCGTCAGCGGGGCGAGGTGCCCGCCGAGCTGTTCCTGGAGCAGCTCCGCCGGTGGGGTGGGCAGCCGGCTGCCCCGGGTGAGTTCCACGAACGGGGTGAGGAAGACCGCGCACAGGCGTGCCCCCGGATGGTCGGGGTCGGCGCATTGATCGGCGAGCCCGGCCACCCCGGGGACCGGGTTGCCGAAGATCAGGGTGAACTCGGCGGGGTGGCCGACGGCCCAGCGCCGCAGGGCCCGGCACATTTCGAGGAGCTGGCCGGTGGGGTCCGGGCTCGCCGCGTCCCGGGCCGCCTCGATCTCCTGGCGCAGTTCGTCGTAGAGGTCGCCGGCCAGCCCGGCGACCAGCGCCTCCAGGCTGGGGAAGTACCGGTAGATGGCCGGGGCGGTCATGCCCATGTCCCGGGCGATCGCCCGTAGTGAGACCGCCTCGACCCCGCCGGTCACCAACAGCCGCCGCGCCCCGTCCTTGATCTCGGAGAGGGTCGCCGTGCGCAGGCGTTCCCGCCGGGTGGGTGCGGTCATCCGTCAGCCCCCTTGACCGGAGAGAACGCCGTTGTCATAGTAAACGCCGTTCACTCAGATGATCGATGGTTACCGGATACGACCTTAACGGCCGGTGAGGAGGAATGGCGATGTTCGCCTGGTGGGGGCGAGTGGTGGTGCGCGCCCGGTGGGCGGTGCTGGCCGCCGCCGTGGCGCTCGTGGTGCTCGGCTCGACCTGGGGTGCGGGCGTCTTCGGCGAACTGACCGGGGGCGGCTTCCAGGACCCGGCCAGCGAGTCCAGCCGGACCGCCGAGCGGATCACCGCCGAACTGGGCCGGCAGGGCGCCGACGTGATCGTCCTCTGGTCCAGCGACACCGCCACCGTCGACCAGCCGGCGTTCCGTGACCCGGTCACCGCAACCGTCGCCGGCCTGCGCGGGCGGTCCGCGGTGACCAGTGTGACCACCTGGTACGACAGCCCCACCCCGGCCCTGGTCGCCACCGACCGTCAGGCCACGTACGCCCTCGTCCGGCTCGCCGGTGCGGACGAGGACGCGCGGTCGACACAGTTCGCGGCGCTGCGCCCCGCGCTCGACGTCCCCGGGCTGCGTACCGAGGTGGGGGGCACCGTCGCCTTCCAGCACTACGCCAACACCCAGACCACCAAGGACATCACCCGCGCCGAGACGCTGTCCATGCCGGTGCTGCTGGTGCTCCTCGTGCTGATCTTCGGCGGACTGGTCGCCGCCACCACCCCGCTGCTCATCGGCGGGCTGGCCATCCTCGGCGCGTTCGTCGCCGTACGGGTGGTGAACCTGTTCACCGACGTATCGATCTTCGCGATCAACATCATCACGCTGATCGGCCTCGGCATGGCCGTCGACTACGCGCTGTTCGTGGTGAGCCGGTTCCGGGAGGAACTCGCCGCCGGGCACGACACCACCGAGGCGATCCGGCGCACCATGGCCACCGCCGGCCGCACCGTGCTCGTCTCCGGGCTCACCGTGGCCCTCGCCCTGGCCAGCCTGCTGATCTTCCCGCAGTCGTTCCTCCGCTCGATGGGACTCGGCGGCGTGGCCGCCGTCCTGGTCGCCATGCTGGCCGCGCTGACCGTGCTGCCGGCCCTGCTGGCGGTGCTCGGGCACCGGATCGACGCGCTGC encodes:
- a CDS encoding TetR/AcrR family transcriptional regulator produces the protein MTAPTRRERLRTATLSEIKDGARRLLVTGGVEAVSLRAIARDMGMTAPAIYRYFPSLEALVAGLAGDLYDELRQEIEAARDAASPDPTGQLLEMCRALRRWAVGHPAEFTLIFGNPVPGVAGLADQCADPDHPGARLCAVFLTPFVELTRGSRLPTPPAELLQEQLGGHLAPLTTRHGTLPIEVAYAFLSAWTRLYGLVAMEVFGHLGWAVDEPAAFFETELVSQLAQLRPADPGETLPQGGARH